One stretch of Narcine bancroftii isolate sNarBan1 chromosome 8, sNarBan1.hap1, whole genome shotgun sequence DNA includes these proteins:
- the mpp1 gene encoding 55 kDa erythrocyte membrane protein — protein sequence MTLKSNKSEPLGPFAAFESINSCRTPLSDLYLEQLLQSKSKPEGYLMTCGGATQEIYSNGSTNSSPYMNGNSKEHETQNLKKIQMITVQKSTNEPMGITLKLNDKGRCVIGRILHGGMIHRQGTLHVGDEILEINGKSAANQTVEELQLLLKEMMGTVNLQVQSSYHCNPLSFEMYMRAQFDYEPKKDDLIPCKEAGLSFETGDIIKIISKDDPNWWQGTLENNSKTTGLIPSPELQEWRVANRQTANQDVTSGCGVFGKKKKQCKDKYLAKHSAIFDRLDLVSYEEVVQLPAFNRKTLVLLGASGVGRSHIKNALITKHADKFAYPIPHTSRSPKENEEDGKSYYFISNEDMVKNITSNEFLEYGSFQGAMFGTKLETIRKINEGLGKIAVVDIEPQALKILRTAEFAPLVVFIAAPSSTQPGTQAESLKKIRKESEVLQQTYGHWFDLTLVNNELEDTVQNLVEAIESACTTAQWVPVSWVY from the exons GGTTACCTGATGACCTGTGGTGGTGCAACCCAGGAGATCTACAGCAATGGCAGTACCAACTCTTCCCCCTACATGAATGGTAACAGTAAAGAACATGAGACACAGAACTTGAAGAAAATCCAAATGATTACAGtccagaaaagtacaaatgaacCCATG GGAATTACTCTGAAACTGAATGACAAAGGACGTTGTGTCATTGGAAGGATTCTGCATGGAGGGATGATTCATAGGCAAG GCACTCTCCATGTTGGTGATGAaattctagaaataaatgggaaaagtgCTGCAAATCAAACAGTGGAAGAATTGCAACTGCTTCTG AAGGAAATGATGGGAACTGTCAATTTGCAGGTTCAGTCCAGCTACCATTGCAACCCTTTGTCTTTTGAG ATGTACATGCGAGCTCAGTTTGATTATGAGCCAAAGAAGGATGACCTGATCCCTTGTAAGGAAGCTGGATTAAGTTTTGAGACTGGTGACATCATCAAGATAATCAGTAAGGATGACCCCAACTGGTGGCAAGGAACTCTGGAAAATAACAGCAAAACAACTGGACTAATTCCCTCCCCTGAACTGCAGGAATG GCGTGTGGCCAATCGGCAGACAGCTAATCAAGATGTGACATCAGGATGTGGCGTATTTGGAAAGAAGAAAAAGCAATGCAAAGACAAGTATCTGGCCAAGCATAGTGCAA TCTTTGATCGCCTGGACCTAGTctcatatgaagaggttgtacaACTCCCTGCATTCAACAGAAAGACTTTGGTGCTTCTTG GTGCCAGTGGAGTTGGGCGAAGTCATATCAAAAATGCTCTGATTACTAAACACGCAGACAAGTTTGCGTATCCAATACCAC ATACCTCAAGATCACcaaaagaaaatgaagaagatgGAAAGAGCTACTACTTTATTTCCAATGAAGACATGGTGAAGAACATTACCTCTAATGAATTCCTGGAGTATGGAAGCTTCCAAGGGGCCATGTTTGGAACAAAACTGGAGACAATCCGTAAGATCAATGAAGGACTTGGCAAAATTGCAGTGGTGGATATTGAGCCCCAG GCCCTGAAGATTCTCAGGACAGCAGAGTTTGCACCACTGGTGGTTTTCATTGCTGCTCCCTCTTCGACACAGCCAGGCACTCAg GCAGAATCTCTCAAGAAGATCCGAAAAGAATCAGAAGTCCTACAGCAAACCTATGGACATTGGTTTGATCTGACACTGGTCAACAATGAACTGGAAGATACAGTACAAAATCTGGTGGAAGCAATTGAAAGTGCATGTACAACAGCACAATGGGTACCCGTTTCATGGGTCTATTAG